The following are from one region of the Pseudomonas putida genome:
- a CDS encoding ATP-dependent endonuclease, with amino-acid sequence MKLQAYRLQNYRRLRDVVIELDDEISIFVGANNSGKTSAVQGLYSMLRGEAKKFELFDFSAALWAEIDAIGRTPPGDEDAPKQLPSILLDLWFRVGEDDLATAMSLLPSTEWDGKCVGIRVAFEPRDAHALVRKFHELHEKANNAATALVTRRNEVAENGAAVVADPGEYKPWPESLTKYLTKELTKEYTFRYYVLDEREFVGYQPKEADYEPLPLGNEPGGAAILKSLVRVDFLRAQRHLDDPDAGSSDRAESLSRRLSRFYHRNLEKRGDDHVVLKALDTSEKELNFHLEEVFSDTLKRLAKLGYPGVNNPEIVIRAALDPTTVLGQDAKVHYVVPGAVTAQLPDSYNGLGFKNLVYMVVELLDLHEQWKAEEDKRAPLHLVFIEEPEAHLHAQIQQVFIRNVLRLLEDANDHATFFHTQLVVTTHSPHILYERGFSPIRYFRRVSDQLAHNTEVRNLSLFKTGAADAPAREFLQRYLKLTHCDLFFSDAVILVEGNVERLLLPAMIESAAKRLRSSALTILEVGGAFAHRFQELIAFVGLTTLVITDLDSVTVKPDAEDAAEQDAGADGTVDGDNEDDDLKPFETEDDDEAAPGGKKKSKKRGSTCHAHVEGAVTSNQTLISWIPKKRSVAELWEVSAEQKTLSLAEGSSAEVRVAYQTKVLVTVGATTSQLCGRTLEEAFGLENSEWCQAEANRAVGLKLKRAPNSPEELAEKLHDRVISKNFDKTRFALEVLASGPLNCWKVPTYIAEGLAWLEAKVAHEIEADAAVATEVTTIEPTAAGFVAVIADAEQTA; translated from the coding sequence ATGAAGCTACAGGCATATCGGCTGCAGAACTATCGCCGACTGCGAGATGTCGTCATTGAGCTTGACGACGAGATTTCCATCTTCGTTGGCGCCAACAACAGCGGCAAGACGTCTGCCGTACAAGGCCTGTACTCGATGCTACGTGGCGAAGCGAAGAAGTTCGAACTCTTCGACTTCAGCGCAGCGCTGTGGGCCGAGATCGACGCCATAGGCAGGACGCCTCCAGGCGATGAGGACGCGCCCAAGCAGTTGCCGTCCATTCTTTTGGATCTCTGGTTCCGCGTCGGAGAAGACGATCTCGCCACTGCAATGTCGCTTCTTCCGAGCACGGAGTGGGACGGCAAGTGCGTCGGGATTCGGGTGGCGTTCGAGCCTCGGGACGCCCATGCGCTCGTTCGGAAATTCCATGAACTGCATGAAAAGGCCAACAACGCTGCAACCGCACTGGTAACCAGGCGCAATGAAGTTGCGGAAAATGGGGCTGCGGTGGTGGCGGATCCCGGCGAGTACAAGCCCTGGCCGGAAAGTCTGACGAAGTACCTCACCAAGGAGCTGACCAAGGAATATACGTTCCGCTACTATGTACTCGATGAGCGCGAATTTGTCGGCTATCAGCCTAAGGAGGCCGATTATGAGCCGCTGCCCCTAGGTAACGAGCCGGGTGGCGCGGCCATTCTGAAGTCTCTGGTGAGGGTGGACTTCCTGCGTGCGCAGCGGCACCTTGATGACCCGGATGCTGGCAGCTCCGACCGCGCTGAGAGCTTGTCGCGTCGTCTGAGCCGTTTCTATCACCGTAATCTGGAGAAGCGTGGTGACGACCATGTAGTGCTCAAAGCGCTCGATACCTCGGAGAAAGAACTGAACTTCCACCTGGAGGAAGTCTTCAGCGACACCCTCAAGCGCCTCGCCAAACTCGGTTATCCAGGCGTCAACAACCCCGAGATCGTGATTCGGGCGGCCTTGGATCCGACCACCGTCTTGGGGCAAGATGCCAAGGTTCACTACGTGGTTCCTGGTGCGGTCACCGCGCAACTGCCCGACAGCTACAACGGTCTGGGGTTCAAGAACCTAGTCTATATGGTGGTTGAACTCCTCGACCTGCACGAGCAGTGGAAAGCCGAGGAAGACAAACGGGCGCCACTGCATCTGGTCTTTATTGAAGAGCCTGAGGCGCATCTGCACGCGCAGATCCAGCAGGTCTTCATCAGGAACGTTTTGCGCCTTCTTGAGGATGCCAACGATCACGCAACGTTTTTCCACACGCAGCTCGTTGTCACCACGCATTCCCCACACATCCTATATGAGCGCGGGTTCTCTCCCATCAGGTACTTCCGCCGTGTTAGCGACCAGCTGGCCCATAACACCGAGGTAAGGAATCTTTCGCTCTTCAAAACGGGCGCGGCCGACGCTCCAGCGCGCGAATTCTTGCAGCGGTATCTGAAACTCACACACTGCGATCTCTTCTTTTCCGATGCGGTCATCTTGGTGGAGGGCAATGTCGAGCGCCTGCTCCTGCCAGCCATGATCGAGTCGGCCGCCAAACGCCTGCGCTCCTCCGCCCTGACCATCCTTGAAGTCGGTGGCGCGTTCGCGCATCGGTTTCAAGAATTGATCGCCTTCGTTGGACTAACTACGCTGGTCATCACAGATCTGGACAGCGTAACGGTCAAGCCGGATGCTGAGGATGCCGCCGAGCAAGACGCAGGAGCTGACGGCACCGTCGACGGAGATAACGAGGACGACGATCTGAAGCCCTTCGAAACCGAAGACGACGACGAGGCAGCACCGGGCGGCAAAAAGAAATCCAAGAAGCGTGGGAGCACCTGCCATGCACACGTGGAGGGTGCCGTCACGTCCAACCAAACCCTTATCAGCTGGATCCCTAAGAAGCGGTCGGTCGCCGAACTATGGGAAGTCTCGGCGGAGCAAAAGACGCTATCGCTTGCCGAGGGCTCCAGCGCTGAGGTTCGGGTGGCCTATCAAACCAAGGTTTTGGTTACGGTGGGTGCTACGACCTCGCAGCTTTGCGGCCGCACGCTTGAGGAGGCCTTCGGTCTTGAGAACTCCGAGTGGTGTCAGGCTGAGGCTAACCGGGCGGTCGGACTCAAGCTAAAGCGCGCACCAAACAGCCCCGAGGAACTGGCTGAGAAGTTGCACGACAGGGTGATCAGCAAGAACTTCGACAAGACTCGCTTTGCGCTGGAGGTGCTCGCAAGTGGTCCGCTCAACTGCTGGAAGGTCCCCACGTATATCGCCGAGGGCTTAGCCTGGCTCGAAGCCAAAGTGGCGCACGAGATTGAGGCGGACGCGGCTGTTGCCACCGAGGTCACGACAATTGAGCCGACTGCAGCCGGTTTTGTCGCCGTCATTGCAGATGCGGAGCAGACGGCATGA
- a CDS encoding fatty acid--CoA ligase family protein yields MTLKPLIDQLDGFADTPFLNTEQQSHSYAELKAEVLHQLEHLQAQGVAAQTTVFVQGDFSFRGIALFLALYQNGNVIALNTASNEQEVQNKLAAAQAEYQINADSGEVTRHTPQGEDNALVAKLKGLGHAGLILFSSGTTGQPKAMLHDLDRLVASYQNKRSRRLSIFLFLLFDHIGGINTLLNILTIGGTATIAATKSPDIVARLIADHRITVLPTSPTFLNLMLINNVFGRYDLGALRMITYGTEPMPESLLGALREKLPKVKFLQTFGTSETGIMNTSSQSSDSLFMRFQEGDTEYRVVDGELWLRSATQVMGYLNHSMDSFTDDGWFKTGDLVEVNADGYLKILGRSKEIINVGGEKVYPAEVESVLMQHPRIKDCKAYGERNGLTGQFVAAEVVLDGDYGDATAEVLRAIRQYSRERMDSYKVPVRLKVVEAIRYSARFKKLLIA; encoded by the coding sequence ATGACTCTCAAGCCTCTGATCGACCAGCTCGACGGTTTTGCCGATACACCATTTCTCAACACCGAGCAGCAAAGCCATAGCTACGCCGAACTCAAGGCCGAGGTACTGCACCAGCTCGAACACCTGCAGGCCCAAGGTGTCGCAGCGCAGACCACGGTATTCGTCCAGGGCGATTTCTCGTTCCGTGGCATCGCGCTGTTCCTGGCGCTGTACCAGAACGGCAATGTAATTGCGCTGAACACCGCCAGCAACGAGCAGGAAGTGCAGAACAAGCTTGCCGCCGCTCAAGCCGAGTACCAGATCAATGCCGACAGCGGCGAGGTCACCCGGCACACTCCGCAGGGCGAAGACAATGCTCTGGTGGCCAAGCTCAAGGGGCTCGGGCATGCTGGCCTGATCCTGTTCAGCAGCGGTACTACAGGGCAGCCCAAGGCCATGTTGCACGACCTTGATCGGCTGGTGGCCAGCTACCAGAACAAGCGCTCTCGGCGCCTGAGCATTTTCCTGTTCTTGCTGTTCGACCATATTGGCGGCATCAATACCTTGCTCAACATCCTGACCATCGGCGGCACGGCAACCATTGCCGCCACCAAGAGCCCGGACATCGTCGCCCGATTGATCGCCGATCACCGGATCACGGTGCTGCCGACCTCGCCGACCTTCCTCAATCTGATGCTTATCAACAATGTCTTCGGGCGCTACGACCTGGGGGCCCTGCGCATGATTACCTACGGCACCGAGCCGATGCCCGAAAGCCTGCTGGGGGCCTTGCGCGAGAAACTGCCCAAGGTGAAATTCCTGCAAACCTTCGGCACCAGCGAAACCGGTATCATGAACACCAGCTCGCAGTCCTCCGACAGCCTGTTCATGCGCTTCCAGGAAGGCGATACCGAATACCGTGTGGTCGACGGCGAACTGTGGCTGCGCAGCGCTACCCAGGTGATGGGCTACCTCAACCACAGCATGGACAGCTTCACCGATGACGGCTGGTTCAAGACCGGCGACCTGGTCGAAGTCAATGCTGATGGCTACCTGAAGATCCTTGGCCGCAGTAAGGAGATCATCAATGTCGGTGGCGAGAAGGTGTACCCCGCCGAGGTCGAATCGGTGCTGATGCAGCACCCGCGCATCAAGGACTGCAAGGCCTATGGCGAGCGCAACGGCCTGACCGGGCAGTTCGTCGCCGCCGAGGTGGTACTCGATGGCGACTACGGCGATGCTACCGCCGAGGTCCTCCGGGCTATACGCCAGTACAGCCGCGAACGCATGGACAGCTACAAAGTGCCGGTCCGGCTCAAGGTAGTCGAGGCTATCCGTTACTCGGCGCGCTTCAAAAAGCTGTTGATTGCCTGA
- a CDS encoding HNH endonuclease signature motif containing protein, producing the protein MLTGNLTKASVKKAIAIYERGERPFKYTTPRAWYLEAPGGLLYPLKYIYALAIGKPPGSFNTSHPLSDLPKLGFQVVRMPRDLAQDFERKVRESLKNPKQRMARLAVAPRVPKQKFVQVRVFERNPDVVAEVLSRANGICGLCGREAPFLRRKDQTPYLEVHHKQRLIDGGDDTVENSVAACPNCHRKAHHG; encoded by the coding sequence ATGCTCACTGGTAATTTGACTAAAGCCTCGGTGAAAAAGGCTATTGCCATCTACGAACGCGGAGAGCGGCCTTTCAAGTACACCACTCCTCGGGCTTGGTATCTGGAGGCACCTGGTGGGCTTCTCTACCCTCTCAAGTACATTTACGCACTAGCCATCGGAAAACCTCCTGGCTCTTTCAATACATCGCACCCGCTTAGTGACCTACCGAAGCTCGGATTTCAGGTGGTTCGCATGCCGAGAGACCTGGCTCAAGACTTCGAGAGGAAGGTGCGAGAATCTCTTAAGAATCCTAAGCAGCGGATGGCTCGTCTAGCCGTTGCTCCCCGGGTACCCAAACAAAAATTTGTTCAGGTCCGGGTGTTCGAGCGCAATCCAGACGTTGTCGCGGAGGTGCTGTCGAGGGCGAACGGTATCTGTGGTCTGTGTGGCCGGGAGGCTCCGTTTCTCAGAAGGAAGGATCAGACGCCATACCTAGAGGTGCATCACAAGCAACGGCTGATTGATGGCGGAGACGATACGGTCGAAAATTCAGTCGCCGCTTGTCCGAACTGTCACAGGAAAGCCCATCACGGATGA
- a CDS encoding ketoacyl-ACP synthase III — translation MNSTLHGLSIRAVSSALPDRQLTLDDFAALFGEREAARIAKSTGIGSVRIAGELSTTDLACGAARSLFDTADVDPYSIDALVLVTQTPDALMPASSAILAARLGLRRDIPAFDLNFGCSGYVYGLFQASLLVASGSCRRVLLCTSDVISKLLQPQDHHVRMVFGDGASATLVEAGPHSFSFAFSTDGNGARHLGTPLRYQAAEREPGTTSAAIGSLFMDGAQVMNFALEQVPAALHAFLHELQLPADSIPYFLLHQANAFMLHYLGRKLGIDAARIPVHVDGIGNTGPSSIPVLLSASPDAERLRQDNLVACGFGVGLSVGLAHLSLRDTLLIPPVTLTTSL, via the coding sequence ATGAACAGCACCCTTCATGGCCTTTCGATCCGCGCGGTTTCATCGGCGCTACCGGATCGTCAACTCACCCTTGATGACTTCGCCGCGCTGTTCGGTGAGCGCGAAGCCGCGCGGATTGCCAAAAGCACCGGCATCGGCAGTGTACGAATCGCCGGCGAGCTGTCCACTACCGATCTCGCCTGTGGTGCCGCTCGCAGCCTGTTTGACACCGCAGATGTCGACCCGTACAGCATCGATGCGCTCGTGCTGGTGACCCAGACACCTGATGCACTGATGCCGGCGAGCAGCGCAATACTCGCAGCCCGGCTCGGCCTGCGCCGGGACATCCCGGCGTTCGACCTCAATTTCGGTTGCTCTGGCTACGTGTATGGCCTGTTCCAGGCCTCGCTGCTGGTTGCCAGCGGTAGCTGCCGACGCGTGTTGCTGTGCACCAGCGACGTCATCAGCAAGCTGTTACAGCCACAGGACCATCATGTGCGCATGGTGTTCGGCGACGGTGCCAGCGCCACCCTGGTAGAGGCTGGCCCCCACAGTTTCTCGTTCGCTTTTTCCACCGACGGCAACGGCGCCAGGCATCTGGGGACACCGTTACGCTATCAGGCCGCAGAGCGCGAGCCAGGCACCACCAGCGCAGCAATTGGCAGCCTGTTCATGGACGGTGCGCAGGTGATGAACTTCGCCTTGGAGCAGGTTCCGGCCGCACTGCATGCCTTCTTACATGAGCTGCAGCTACCGGCTGACAGCATCCCCTACTTCCTGCTGCACCAAGCCAACGCCTTCATGCTGCATTACCTCGGCCGAAAGCTTGGCATCGACGCGGCTCGTATCCCGGTGCATGTGGACGGTATCGGCAACACCGGGCCGTCATCGATCCCTGTACTACTGTCGGCCAGCCCGGATGCCGAACGCCTGCGCCAGGACAACCTGGTGGCTTGTGGCTTTGGCGTCGGCCTTTCGGTTGGCCTGGCGCATTTGTCGCTGCGCGACACCCTGCTGATTCCCCCCGTCACCCTGACGACTTCACTCTGA
- a CDS encoding AfsA-related hotdog domain-containing protein: MEALAQALPASLCPFAAGAVETDNKTANNKHYIVVGNRIKNHCNNDLFISADAAHALASSGQGALTLHIGQGVSDDQLSNLYALNKPQISLVPEQLSVRACRSTTHKHERHNIAISKVVDNGNGTFSAALMIDEANAELSDHLTGQHISGMMIVEAARQLSIATAEQFYIAPAARGKANFITNSIRVDYNDFLLPVPTEILCIPVTLKRSGPINFRFTVAMQFRQQGRALATVEFDTSVIDSRYFYLKENQLLHRYITMMD, encoded by the coding sequence ATGGAAGCGCTCGCTCAGGCTTTGCCCGCCTCACTGTGCCCGTTTGCCGCAGGCGCTGTTGAGACCGATAACAAAACCGCCAACAACAAACATTACATCGTGGTTGGCAACCGTATAAAAAATCACTGCAACAATGACCTGTTCATTTCCGCAGATGCCGCCCACGCCCTTGCAAGTTCCGGACAGGGCGCACTGACATTGCATATTGGCCAGGGCGTCAGCGATGATCAACTTTCAAACTTGTACGCACTCAATAAACCGCAAATCAGCCTGGTTCCGGAACAGCTGAGCGTTCGTGCCTGCAGAAGCACAACGCATAAACATGAACGGCACAATATAGCCATCTCGAAAGTGGTCGATAACGGCAATGGCACCTTCAGCGCGGCGCTGATGATCGATGAAGCCAACGCCGAGCTCAGCGACCATCTCACCGGCCAGCACATCTCCGGAATGATGATCGTGGAAGCCGCCCGACAGCTGTCGATCGCCACCGCCGAACAGTTCTACATCGCACCCGCGGCCCGGGGCAAAGCCAACTTCATCACCAACAGTATTCGGGTCGATTACAACGACTTCCTGTTGCCGGTACCGACAGAAATCCTGTGCATTCCGGTCACCCTCAAGCGCAGCGGGCCGATCAACTTCCGCTTCACCGTCGCCATGCAGTTCCGCCAGCAAGGACGGGCCCTCGCGACGGTCGAGTTCGATACCTCCGTGATCGACTCGCGCTACTTCTACCTGAAGGAAAACCAGCTGCTGCACCGTTACATCACGATGATGGACTGA
- a CDS encoding LysR family transcriptional regulator, whose protein sequence is MVSKDSLSGLIAFVRAAESQSFTLAGRGLGISSSAVGKSVSRLEERLGVRLFHRSTRQISLTSEGLDFFARCRTLLQQLQDAEAALANSKQRPKGVLRVSLPAVGYRLISGSMREFYRRYPEIELDLDFSDRMVDVVEEGFDAVIRSGALPDSSLAARKICTFRFVLCAAPEYLQRYGVARTLQDLSSYRGIGYKLPSSGKLQPWTLQAQGERVQVQVETAMVMNSVEAVLAACRNAMGVAYLPDFVIQEYIASNELTLVMRELSLPGDFWIVWSPTRLLSPKTRAFIDFLGETDLMTNAS, encoded by the coding sequence ATGGTGTCGAAGGACAGCTTGAGCGGTTTGATCGCGTTTGTACGTGCGGCTGAGTCGCAGAGCTTCACCTTGGCGGGGCGTGGTTTGGGTATTTCCTCCTCTGCCGTGGGCAAGAGCGTTAGCCGCCTTGAGGAGCGCCTTGGCGTGCGTTTGTTCCATCGCAGCACCCGACAGATCAGCCTGACCAGCGAGGGGCTAGACTTCTTCGCCCGTTGCCGCACCCTGCTGCAGCAATTGCAGGACGCCGAGGCGGCCTTGGCCAACTCCAAGCAGAGGCCCAAGGGCGTGCTACGGGTTAGCCTGCCGGCAGTAGGCTACCGTCTGATTTCCGGAAGCATGCGCGAATTCTACCGGCGCTATCCCGAAATAGAACTGGACCTGGACTTCAGCGACCGGATGGTCGATGTGGTGGAAGAAGGTTTTGACGCGGTAATCCGTAGCGGTGCGCTGCCGGACTCGAGCCTGGCCGCCCGCAAGATCTGCACCTTCCGCTTCGTGCTATGCGCGGCACCCGAATACCTGCAGCGCTATGGCGTCGCCCGCACCCTTCAGGACCTGAGCAGCTATCGGGGTATCGGCTACAAGCTGCCGTCGAGCGGCAAGCTGCAGCCATGGACGTTGCAGGCGCAGGGCGAGCGGGTTCAAGTGCAGGTTGAAACGGCGATGGTCATGAACAGTGTCGAGGCGGTGCTGGCGGCCTGCCGAAATGCCATGGGCGTAGCCTACCTTCCCGACTTTGTGATCCAGGAGTACATCGCCAGTAACGAGTTGACTCTGGTAATGCGTGAACTGAGTCTTCCGGGTGACTTCTGGATCGTCTGGTCGCCGACCAGGCTGCTGTCACCCAAAACACGCGCTTTCATCGACTTCTTGGGCGAGACTGACCTGATGACCAACGCCAGCTGA
- a CDS encoding SDR family oxidoreductase codes for MAEPITLITGTRKGIGRHLAEHYLTRGHRVIGCSRQASDLDHPGYEHFALDVADEAAVLAMVSEIRRSHQRLDHLINNAGIASMNHSLLTPYSTAEQIVRTNLLGTFLLSREAAKLMKREGAGRIINFSTVARPLKLEGEALYAASKAAVETLTAVMAKELASYGITVNALGPTPIDTDLTRAIPASKMNALLQQQAIKRLGSFDDVSHVTDFFLSAQSDFITGQVIYLGGL; via the coding sequence ATGGCTGAGCCGATCACGCTCATCACCGGCACCCGTAAAGGTATCGGTCGGCACTTGGCCGAGCACTACCTGACGCGTGGTCATCGGGTCATTGGTTGCAGCCGCCAGGCTAGCGATCTTGACCATCCCGGGTACGAACACTTCGCCCTGGACGTGGCCGACGAGGCCGCTGTGCTAGCCATGGTCAGCGAGATCCGCCGCAGCCACCAACGCCTGGATCACCTGATCAACAACGCCGGCATCGCCAGTATGAACCACTCGCTGCTCACCCCCTACAGTACCGCTGAACAGATCGTGCGCACCAACCTGCTCGGTACCTTTCTACTTAGCCGCGAGGCGGCAAAGCTGATGAAGCGTGAGGGTGCCGGGCGCATCATCAACTTCTCCACGGTGGCCAGGCCACTCAAGCTCGAGGGTGAAGCGCTGTACGCGGCCTCCAAAGCCGCTGTTGAAACCCTCACCGCAGTGATGGCCAAGGAGCTGGCCAGCTACGGGATTACGGTCAATGCCCTTGGGCCGACACCGATCGACACCGACCTGACCCGCGCCATTCCTGCGTCGAAGATGAACGCATTGCTACAACAGCAGGCGATCAAACGCTTGGGCAGCTTCGATGACGTCAGCCATGTCACCGACTTTTTCCTGTCGGCGCAGAGCGACTTCATCACCGGCCAGGTGATCTACCTCGGCGGGCTCTGA
- a CDS encoding HAD family phosphatase, with protein MTTQAIWFDFGGVLSPSIAELYRVYEGKTGINRQQMEAAMHEVARPLGVQFQAPIELALMTQVEWGQAMSAALRKLYPGIDLSRCDFDNHGEQWFADHEVNPHMFELFHEVKAAGVKAAILTNNTVEWETSWRRMVGLDDVTDGIIDSCKVGLRKPDPRIFALAARELGVDDHGCVLIDDVEENCEAARAAGWQAIHFQDSLEVRDAVRALLYPSR; from the coding sequence ATGACTACTCAGGCAATCTGGTTCGACTTCGGCGGCGTACTCTCCCCCTCTATCGCTGAGTTGTACCGAGTCTATGAAGGCAAGACCGGCATCAACCGCCAGCAGATGGAAGCGGCCATGCACGAAGTCGCACGTCCACTGGGCGTGCAGTTCCAGGCCCCCATTGAGCTTGCCCTGATGACCCAGGTGGAATGGGGGCAGGCAATGAGCGCCGCGCTGCGCAAGTTGTATCCGGGCATCGACCTCAGCCGCTGCGATTTCGACAACCACGGCGAGCAGTGGTTTGCCGACCATGAGGTCAACCCGCACATGTTCGAACTGTTCCACGAGGTCAAGGCGGCCGGGGTAAAGGCGGCCATCCTCACCAACAACACCGTTGAGTGGGAAACGTCGTGGCGGCGCATGGTCGGCCTGGACGACGTCACGGACGGCATCATCGATTCGTGCAAGGTCGGCCTGCGCAAGCCCGACCCACGCATCTTCGCGCTGGCTGCCCGCGAGCTGGGTGTAGACGACCACGGCTGTGTACTGATCGACGACGTCGAGGAGAACTGTGAGGCGGCCCGCGCCGCCGGCTGGCAGGCGATTCACTTCCAGGACAGCCTCGAAGTGCGCGACGCCGTGCGCGCGCTGCTTTATCCATCCCGTTGA
- a CDS encoding GFA family protein produces MTDEKHDDRPVYQAACHCGTVRFSLRLTDGVRTARRCNCSLCRMRGAVAVSANLGDITVTQGHEALTLYQFNTRVAKHYFCSKCGIYTFHQRRSSPDQYGVNVACIEGMSPFDFPEVPVSEGRIHPKDRVGGGSLTAGWLRYESNHD; encoded by the coding sequence ATGACTGATGAAAAACACGATGATCGCCCTGTTTACCAGGCAGCCTGCCATTGTGGAACGGTGCGTTTTTCACTTCGCTTGACCGATGGTGTGCGTACAGCGCGCCGGTGCAACTGCTCGCTCTGCCGTATGCGGGGGGCAGTGGCGGTATCAGCCAACCTGGGCGACATCACTGTCACCCAAGGGCATGAGGCGCTCACTCTTTATCAGTTCAACACACGTGTTGCAAAACACTACTTCTGCTCGAAATGCGGCATCTACACATTCCACCAGCGCCGCTCCTCACCGGATCAATACGGGGTCAACGTTGCCTGTATCGAAGGCATGAGCCCATTTGACTTCCCGGAAGTCCCTGTCAGTGAAGGGCGGATTCATCCAAAAGACCGCGTAGGTGGAGGCTCATTGACTGCTGGATGGCTGCGATATGAAAGCAACCATGATTGA
- a CDS encoding cytochrome P450 — MTTHSFPFVMDIPNLDAAPYYHVLDSDQPLQQIRLPSGHVATHLTRYDDCRSFLADPSISRTLCNVEGGPTFLPGPTQPELLLNLDNPAHMRSRATVARAFSKRGVESLREHVRTTTRRNVQRMRDGELAPDLFASVLQDLTASTVCHILGIPLQDRELFRPWSQIIQSAPPDDIPGIEVAVKASFDYLMDFVRGTRHAEPDGFIRQYVDQRASMDDPLTDEEFVGVLLGILLGGDHNALSVMTKSVYTLLCAPALWMHAQHNREQLPALIEELIRVIPIGKLSAFPRITTQAVSTSRGEIPAGTCVYANVFLANRDPAVFSEPLRINPLREDKAAHIQFGHGIHSCMGPALARLEIGIVLETLIEQLPDMQLDRAPQSLAWINGTVLRRPNELPVRF, encoded by the coding sequence ATGACGACCCACAGCTTCCCCTTTGTGATGGACATCCCCAACCTGGATGCCGCGCCTTATTACCACGTGCTCGACAGCGACCAGCCACTGCAGCAGATCCGCTTGCCAAGCGGCCACGTCGCCACACACCTGACCCGCTACGACGATTGCCGTAGCTTCCTGGCCGACCCGAGTATCAGCCGCACCCTGTGCAACGTGGAAGGTGGCCCGACCTTCCTTCCAGGCCCGACCCAGCCGGAGCTGCTGCTGAACCTCGACAACCCGGCACACATGCGCTCGCGTGCCACTGTGGCCCGAGCCTTCAGCAAGCGCGGGGTGGAAAGCCTGCGCGAGCATGTACGAACCACCACCCGGCGCAACGTCCAGCGCATGCGTGACGGCGAGCTGGCACCGGACTTGTTCGCCTCGGTGTTACAGGACCTGACTGCCTCCACCGTGTGCCACATCCTCGGGATCCCGCTGCAGGACCGCGAATTGTTCCGCCCCTGGAGCCAGATCATCCAGTCGGCGCCGCCGGACGACATCCCGGGTATCGAAGTAGCGGTCAAGGCTAGCTTCGATTACCTGATGGACTTCGTGCGTGGCACCCGCCACGCCGAACCGGACGGGTTCATCCGGCAGTACGTCGACCAGCGTGCGAGCATGGACGACCCACTCACCGACGAGGAATTCGTCGGCGTGCTGCTGGGCATTCTGCTAGGTGGCGATCACAACGCCCTGAGCGTGATGACCAAATCGGTCTACACGCTTCTGTGCGCCCCCGCACTGTGGATGCACGCCCAGCATAACCGAGAGCAGTTGCCGGCACTGATCGAGGAGCTGATCCGGGTTATCCCGATCGGCAAGCTGTCGGCTTTCCCGCGCATCACCACTCAGGCGGTGAGTACCAGCCGTGGTGAGATTCCGGCGGGCACCTGCGTGTATGCCAATGTGTTCCTGGCCAACCGCGACCCGGCGGTGTTCAGCGAGCCGCTGCGGATCAACCCACTCCGTGAGGACAAGGCCGCACACATCCAGTTCGGCCATGGCATCCACAGTTGCATGGGCCCGGCCCTGGCCCGGCTGGAAATCGGCATCGTACTCGAGACGCTGATCGAACAGTTGCCCGACATGCAGCTGGACCGCGCGCCGCAATCGCTGGCCTGGATCAACGGCACCGTGCTGCGCCGTCCCAACGAACTTCCGGTGCGTTTCTGA
- a CDS encoding phosphopantetheine-binding protein, giving the protein MDILALKKELAELLELPESKLADDLLLEPLATWDSLTKVTLLGVLNDQFGLALHPEILDELNTLGELFEAVASSLAEPA; this is encoded by the coding sequence ATGGACATACTCGCCCTGAAAAAAGAGCTGGCCGAGCTTCTGGAACTGCCCGAATCGAAACTTGCCGACGACCTCCTGCTTGAGCCTTTGGCCACTTGGGACTCGCTGACCAAGGTGACCTTGCTTGGCGTGCTCAATGACCAGTTCGGCCTTGCCCTGCACCCGGAAATCCTGGACGAACTGAACACCCTCGGTGAACTGTTCGAAGCGGTCGCCAGCAGCCTCGCAGAACCTGCGTGA